One window of the Cataglyphis hispanica isolate Lineage 1 chromosome 13, ULB_Chis1_1.0, whole genome shotgun sequence genome contains the following:
- the LOC126853961 gene encoding methionyl-tRNA formyltransferase, mitochondrial isoform X2, with protein MLNVHASLLPRWRGAAPIIYSLINGDTQTGITIMKIMPEKFDIGEIVAQEKLDIHPDETLPELYVKLAKMGANMLVDVIRKLPQILSFSRPQEKIGITYAPKITSKISLVKWNEMTAKNVYDLHRGLLGLYPLTTKYCDKTVKLFDVQQTSKPISGINAENDVPGLVRFDRKNNALIVACKGPSWISVKKVIMTGHSPMTAMDFRNGFMQGKMKEKIFFQSNVI; from the exons CATGCTAGTCTATTACCACGCTGGAGAGGAGCAGCTCCAATAATTTATTCCCTAATTAATGGAGACACACAGACAGGAATTACAATCATGAAAATAATGCCAGAAAA ATTTGATATTGGTGAAATAGTAGCacaagaaaaattagatattcatCCAGATGAAACTCTACCAGAATTATATGTCAAGTTAGCAAAAATGGGTGCAAATATGTTAGTTgatgtaataagaaaattgcCACAAATATTATCATTCTCGAGACCTCAGGAAAAAATAGGCATAACATATG CACCTAAAATTACATCAAAGATTTCTTTGGTGAAGTGGAATGAGATGACtgcaaaaaatgtatatgatcTGCATCGCGGTCTTTTAGGACTGTACCCATTAACTACAAAGTATTGTGATAAGACAGTAAAATTATTCGATGTTCAGCAGACGTCGAAACCGATTAGCGGAATAAATGCGGAGAATGATGTACCAG GTTTAGTGAGATTTGatcgaaaaaataatgcattaattGTAGCATGTAAAGGACCGAGTTGGATTTcagtaaaaaaagtaataatgacAGGTCATTCACCTATGACTGCAATGGACTTTAGAAATGGATTTATGCAGggcaaaatgaaagaaaagatattttttcagagtaatgtaatataa
- the LOC126853922 gene encoding PHD finger protein 14 isoform X1 yields MSQEDDVGFLYKTMIERDPKKRRVKPVESAQQSLLDFDLGESSDDSDFRIEDHCEESDDDSVDSNDVGKEEEDASEESDDSLDDPLLRRKDNAGLTVGDVIEQAHQQALKGAPLDEKLNKMLICCGCLGDRSDDLNEIVECDGCGVSVHEGCYGVSDVESFSSTDSLCQSAPWFCEACSAGIEDPSCELCPNKGGIFKETDVGKWVHLVCALYVPGVAFGEVDRLSSVTLFEMAYSKWGAKTCSLCEDSRYARTGVCIECDAGMCHTYFHVTCAQREGLLSEAHCEEADQADPFYAHCKLHSDKSLVRRRRRNWLALQLRAQYRQQMLKQPNHLDTDEQRRIQRKLAKHRHKYLAHKASRPPPWVPTQKMPRLLTTSASACRQLAKKAELMGVDTAALEAQESQVVALVDVRKKWHIAPAFSVEFIGYYLDRNLRVTSMKRRLQELLDINSQLLNEQQRLDRKYDEVMKDNEEQIKVNLTLKGKIELYHQVLKNAGYAKPLPSIADLAKPRIAPTLGTGLGVPTAAALKMGVGFPLPVGKGAEGIREGRVLSSQAAQEQNHKSELTTLRHQCGICRRSTNQHLLAKCDTCHLHYHLSCLSPPLARMPKKTRQMGWQCSECDKESSGSEVERVDTSAPRKLRHCKDDANSTPTPPQEVQATTTPSTPIMIKNSTSNITNIIAPDTHATPKLTIKPMGPQPSTIELAQTTESMYNQQSINNITIREGSPEYMVASADGTEPVSQRSGKKRRREKHKRYSPDPITGVKQRKRKHKRKSLDIENPEIQSQPEFHRRITIKIKSIPRPEGDAASESSPQMFVATSTSTEITLPPPSPVPPPVVNVPPVNVSVNSSGRLSTGTKRGKDTDLMTQCNVCDTPGTNQNLVMCDECKKCYHFTCLDPPVKKSPKRRGYSWHCADCDPSASETET; encoded by the exons ATGTCGCAGGAAGACGACGTCGgatttttgtacaaaacaaTGA ttGAGAGAGATCCCAAAAAGAGGAGAGTAAAACCAGTGGAATCAGCACAGCAATCTTTGCTTGACTTTGATCTAGGTGAGAGCTCGGATGATAGTGATTTTAGAATTGAGGATCATTGCGAAGAGTCAGATGATGATTCGGTAGATTCTAACGATGTTGGTAAAg aagaggaagatgCTTCTGAGGAGTCTGATGATTCATTAGATGATCCATTGCTGAGAAGAAAAGACAATGCTGGCTTAACTGTAGGAGATGTTATTGAACAAGCTCACCAGCAAGCTTTGAAGGGGGCTCCTCTcgatgagaaattaaataaaatgctaatTTGTTGTGGTTGCTTAGGAGATAGAAGTGATGACTTAAACGAGATTGTTGAATGTGATGGTTGTGGAGTTAGTGTTCACGAAg gtTGCTATGGTGTATCCGATGTAGAAAGTTTCTCGAGTACTGACTCTCTATGTCAATCAGCACCATGGTTCTGCGAAGCCTGTAGTGCGGGAATCGAAGATCCATCGTGCGAGCTCTGTCCTAACAAAGGcggaatttttaaagagacaGATGTCGGGAAATGGGTTCATTTAGTATGCGCTCTTTATGTACCTGGTGTTGCTTTCGGCGAA gTTGATCGTTTGTCGAGCGTAACACTATTCGAGATGGCATACAGTAAATGGGGTGCAAAAACATGTTCTTTATGTGAAGATTCACGTTATGCGCGCACAGGCGTATGCATCGAATGTGACGCTGGAATGTGTCATACATATTTTCACGTGACATG cgCGCAGAGAGAAGGCTTATTATCCGAGGCACACTGTGAAGAGGCCGATCAAGCTGATCCATTCTATGCGCATTGCAAATTGCATTCTGATAAATCTCTCGTTCGTAGACGTAGACGTAATTGGTTAGCTCTGCAATTGCGTGCGCAATATAGACAACAGATGTTGAAGCAGCCCAATCATTTAGATACGGACGAACAACGTAgaattcaaagaaaattgGCAAAACACagacataaatatttagcTCACAAAGCGTCACGTCCACCTCCATGgg TACCGACACAAAAGATGCCACGCTTATTAACTACATCTGCTTCCGCTTGCCGCCAATTGGCAAAGAAAGCCGAATTGATGGGCGTAGATACGGCCGCATTGGAAGCACAAGAATCTCAGGTGGTGGCATTAGTGgacgttagaaaaaaatggcatATTGCTCCCGCCTTCAGCGTAGAATTTATCGGCTATTATTTGGATCGCAATTTACGCGTAACATCTATGAAAAGACGGTTACAGGAACTTCTCGACATTAATTCGCAATTATTGAACGAACAACAAAGATTGGACAGAAAATACGATGAAGTAATGAAGGATAATGAAGAGCAGATCAAAGTGAACTTGACATTGAAAGGAAAGATTGAATTGTATCATCAAGTACTTAAGAACGCCGGTTACGCGAAGCCTCTACCATCAATCGCCGATTTAGCGAAGCCAAGGATAGCACCTACGCTTG GTACAGGATTAGGTGTACCTACGGCAGCCGCTTTAAAGATGGGCGTCGGATTTCCGCTGCCCGTGGGTAAAGGTGCTGAAGGTATACGCGAGGGTAGAGTGTTGAGCAGCCAGGCAGCACAAGAACAAAATCACAAAAGCGAGCTTACGACCTTGCGACATCAATGCGGTATCTGTAGACGATCGACTAATCAACATCTTCTCGCAAAGTGCGACACGTGTCACTTGCATTATCATTTATCCTGTTTGAGTCCACCTTTAGCACGAATGCCTAAGAAAACAAGACAAATGGGCTG GCAATGCTCAGAATGCGATAAAGAATCATCGGGATCGGAAGTGGAACGCGTAGACACATCAGCGCCACGCAAATTAAGGCACTGTAAGGATGACGCCAATTCGACACCTACACCACCACAGGAAGTGCAGGCAACCACAACTCCAAGCACAcctattatgattaaaaattccaCTAGTAATATAACAAACATTATTGCTCCTGACACACATGCCACAccaaaa CTAACAATTAAACCAATGGGGCCGCAACCATCAACTATAGAACTTGCACAGACAACTGAATCAATGTACAATCAacaatctattaataatatcactaTAAGAGAAGGTTCACCAGAATATATGGTAGCTTCAGCAGATGGGACAGAACCTGTCTCTCAAAGAAGtggaaagaagagaagaag ggAAAAACATAAGAGATATTCTCCAGATCCAATAACTGGAGTCAAACAGAGAAAAAGGAAGCATAAACGGAAAAGTTTAGATATAGAAAATCCAGAAATTCAAAGCCAACCAGAATTTCACAGAAGGATTAcgataaaa ATAAAATCAATTCCACGACCGGAAGGAGATGCAGCTTCAGAATCGAGTCCACAAATGTTTGTAGCCACTTCCACGAGTACTGAAATCACATTGCCACCACCATCACCTGTGCCACCACCAGTTGTAAATGTCCCTCCCGTAAATGTATCTGTGAATAGCAGTGGTCGCCTATCGACGGGAACtaagagaggaaaagataCGGACCTTATGACGCAATGTAATGTCTGTGATACTCCTGGCACCAACCAAAATCTCGTTAT gtGTGACGAATGTAAGAAGTGCTATCACTTTACATGTTTAGATCCTCCTGTAAAAAAGTCTCCAAAGAGGAGAGGCTATTCTTGGCACTGTGCCGACTGTGACCCTAGT gCCTCTGAAACTGAGACTTAA
- the LOC126853922 gene encoding PHD finger protein 14 isoform X2, producing MTSTFERDPKKRRVKPVESAQQSLLDFDLGESSDDSDFRIEDHCEESDDDSVDSNDVGKEEEDASEESDDSLDDPLLRRKDNAGLTVGDVIEQAHQQALKGAPLDEKLNKMLICCGCLGDRSDDLNEIVECDGCGVSVHEGCYGVSDVESFSSTDSLCQSAPWFCEACSAGIEDPSCELCPNKGGIFKETDVGKWVHLVCALYVPGVAFGEVDRLSSVTLFEMAYSKWGAKTCSLCEDSRYARTGVCIECDAGMCHTYFHVTCAQREGLLSEAHCEEADQADPFYAHCKLHSDKSLVRRRRRNWLALQLRAQYRQQMLKQPNHLDTDEQRRIQRKLAKHRHKYLAHKASRPPPWVPTQKMPRLLTTSASACRQLAKKAELMGVDTAALEAQESQVVALVDVRKKWHIAPAFSVEFIGYYLDRNLRVTSMKRRLQELLDINSQLLNEQQRLDRKYDEVMKDNEEQIKVNLTLKGKIELYHQVLKNAGYAKPLPSIADLAKPRIAPTLGTGLGVPTAAALKMGVGFPLPVGKGAEGIREGRVLSSQAAQEQNHKSELTTLRHQCGICRRSTNQHLLAKCDTCHLHYHLSCLSPPLARMPKKTRQMGWQCSECDKESSGSEVERVDTSAPRKLRHCKDDANSTPTPPQEVQATTTPSTPIMIKNSTSNITNIIAPDTHATPKLTIKPMGPQPSTIELAQTTESMYNQQSINNITIREGSPEYMVASADGTEPVSQRSGKKRRREKHKRYSPDPITGVKQRKRKHKRKSLDIENPEIQSQPEFHRRITIKIKSIPRPEGDAASESSPQMFVATSTSTEITLPPPSPVPPPVVNVPPVNVSVNSSGRLSTGTKRGKDTDLMTQCNVCDTPGTNQNLVMCDECKKCYHFTCLDPPVKKSPKRRGYSWHCADCDPSASETET from the exons atgactAGCACAT ttGAGAGAGATCCCAAAAAGAGGAGAGTAAAACCAGTGGAATCAGCACAGCAATCTTTGCTTGACTTTGATCTAGGTGAGAGCTCGGATGATAGTGATTTTAGAATTGAGGATCATTGCGAAGAGTCAGATGATGATTCGGTAGATTCTAACGATGTTGGTAAAg aagaggaagatgCTTCTGAGGAGTCTGATGATTCATTAGATGATCCATTGCTGAGAAGAAAAGACAATGCTGGCTTAACTGTAGGAGATGTTATTGAACAAGCTCACCAGCAAGCTTTGAAGGGGGCTCCTCTcgatgagaaattaaataaaatgctaatTTGTTGTGGTTGCTTAGGAGATAGAAGTGATGACTTAAACGAGATTGTTGAATGTGATGGTTGTGGAGTTAGTGTTCACGAAg gtTGCTATGGTGTATCCGATGTAGAAAGTTTCTCGAGTACTGACTCTCTATGTCAATCAGCACCATGGTTCTGCGAAGCCTGTAGTGCGGGAATCGAAGATCCATCGTGCGAGCTCTGTCCTAACAAAGGcggaatttttaaagagacaGATGTCGGGAAATGGGTTCATTTAGTATGCGCTCTTTATGTACCTGGTGTTGCTTTCGGCGAA gTTGATCGTTTGTCGAGCGTAACACTATTCGAGATGGCATACAGTAAATGGGGTGCAAAAACATGTTCTTTATGTGAAGATTCACGTTATGCGCGCACAGGCGTATGCATCGAATGTGACGCTGGAATGTGTCATACATATTTTCACGTGACATG cgCGCAGAGAGAAGGCTTATTATCCGAGGCACACTGTGAAGAGGCCGATCAAGCTGATCCATTCTATGCGCATTGCAAATTGCATTCTGATAAATCTCTCGTTCGTAGACGTAGACGTAATTGGTTAGCTCTGCAATTGCGTGCGCAATATAGACAACAGATGTTGAAGCAGCCCAATCATTTAGATACGGACGAACAACGTAgaattcaaagaaaattgGCAAAACACagacataaatatttagcTCACAAAGCGTCACGTCCACCTCCATGgg TACCGACACAAAAGATGCCACGCTTATTAACTACATCTGCTTCCGCTTGCCGCCAATTGGCAAAGAAAGCCGAATTGATGGGCGTAGATACGGCCGCATTGGAAGCACAAGAATCTCAGGTGGTGGCATTAGTGgacgttagaaaaaaatggcatATTGCTCCCGCCTTCAGCGTAGAATTTATCGGCTATTATTTGGATCGCAATTTACGCGTAACATCTATGAAAAGACGGTTACAGGAACTTCTCGACATTAATTCGCAATTATTGAACGAACAACAAAGATTGGACAGAAAATACGATGAAGTAATGAAGGATAATGAAGAGCAGATCAAAGTGAACTTGACATTGAAAGGAAAGATTGAATTGTATCATCAAGTACTTAAGAACGCCGGTTACGCGAAGCCTCTACCATCAATCGCCGATTTAGCGAAGCCAAGGATAGCACCTACGCTTG GTACAGGATTAGGTGTACCTACGGCAGCCGCTTTAAAGATGGGCGTCGGATTTCCGCTGCCCGTGGGTAAAGGTGCTGAAGGTATACGCGAGGGTAGAGTGTTGAGCAGCCAGGCAGCACAAGAACAAAATCACAAAAGCGAGCTTACGACCTTGCGACATCAATGCGGTATCTGTAGACGATCGACTAATCAACATCTTCTCGCAAAGTGCGACACGTGTCACTTGCATTATCATTTATCCTGTTTGAGTCCACCTTTAGCACGAATGCCTAAGAAAACAAGACAAATGGGCTG GCAATGCTCAGAATGCGATAAAGAATCATCGGGATCGGAAGTGGAACGCGTAGACACATCAGCGCCACGCAAATTAAGGCACTGTAAGGATGACGCCAATTCGACACCTACACCACCACAGGAAGTGCAGGCAACCACAACTCCAAGCACAcctattatgattaaaaattccaCTAGTAATATAACAAACATTATTGCTCCTGACACACATGCCACAccaaaa CTAACAATTAAACCAATGGGGCCGCAACCATCAACTATAGAACTTGCACAGACAACTGAATCAATGTACAATCAacaatctattaataatatcactaTAAGAGAAGGTTCACCAGAATATATGGTAGCTTCAGCAGATGGGACAGAACCTGTCTCTCAAAGAAGtggaaagaagagaagaag ggAAAAACATAAGAGATATTCTCCAGATCCAATAACTGGAGTCAAACAGAGAAAAAGGAAGCATAAACGGAAAAGTTTAGATATAGAAAATCCAGAAATTCAAAGCCAACCAGAATTTCACAGAAGGATTAcgataaaa ATAAAATCAATTCCACGACCGGAAGGAGATGCAGCTTCAGAATCGAGTCCACAAATGTTTGTAGCCACTTCCACGAGTACTGAAATCACATTGCCACCACCATCACCTGTGCCACCACCAGTTGTAAATGTCCCTCCCGTAAATGTATCTGTGAATAGCAGTGGTCGCCTATCGACGGGAACtaagagaggaaaagataCGGACCTTATGACGCAATGTAATGTCTGTGATACTCCTGGCACCAACCAAAATCTCGTTAT gtGTGACGAATGTAAGAAGTGCTATCACTTTACATGTTTAGATCCTCCTGTAAAAAAGTCTCCAAAGAGGAGAGGCTATTCTTGGCACTGTGCCGACTGTGACCCTAGT gCCTCTGAAACTGAGACTTAA